One window of the Chitinophaga niabensis genome contains the following:
- a CDS encoding DUF4382 domain-containing protein: MKKQILSAALIALSLITGVTACQKDASENNEGKARLQVRLTDAPAAYDAVNIDIQKVMINTSEDTSTTQGWVELPLLHPGVYNLLDFRNGIDTVLADMEVPAGRINQIRLVLGPNNSVVIAGVQHELKTPSAQQSGLKLKLKADLTPGILYRLYIDFDANRSVVTAGNSGQYILKPVIRTYAEATGGSLKGFVLPKEALAKVWAIQNTDTLLALPDAVTGYYFFGGLNAGSWKVNFDAQDSTFRDSTINVNITSGVVTDASTITLKK; the protein is encoded by the coding sequence ATGAAAAAACAAATCCTTAGCGCTGCACTGATTGCACTGTCGCTTATTACTGGTGTTACCGCATGTCAGAAAGATGCATCTGAAAACAATGAAGGGAAGGCCCGCCTGCAGGTAAGACTTACAGATGCTCCTGCGGCTTATGATGCTGTGAATATTGACATTCAGAAAGTGATGATCAATACATCTGAAGATACCTCAACAACACAGGGCTGGGTAGAATTACCTTTACTGCATCCGGGTGTTTACAATCTGCTCGATTTTAGAAATGGGATCGATACTGTATTAGCAGATATGGAAGTACCTGCAGGCCGTATCAACCAGATCAGGCTGGTACTTGGCCCCAACAATTCAGTGGTGATCGCTGGTGTGCAACATGAGCTGAAAACACCTTCGGCCCAGCAGTCCGGCTTAAAACTCAAATTAAAGGCAGACCTCACACCGGGGATCCTTTACCGTTTGTACATCGACTTTGATGCCAACCGTTCTGTAGTAACTGCTGGTAACAGCGGGCAATACATCCTGAAGCCGGTGATCCGTACTTATGCAGAAGCTACAGGTGGCAGCCTGAAAGGTTTTGTGCTGCCTAAGGAAGCATTGGCAAAGGTATGGGCAATTCAAAATACCGATACTTTACTGGCGTTGCCAGATGCTGTTACAGGTTATTATTTCTTCGGCGGCCTTAATGCAGGCAGCTGGAAAGTAAACTTTGACGCGCAGGATTCTACTTTCAGGGATTCAACGATCAATGTAAACATCACTTCCGGTGTAGTAACCGATGCAAGTACCATCACATTGAAAAAATAA
- a CDS encoding alpha-L-rhamnosidase: protein MKLISILLAFFLLSSAQANEPFTAKYLQCEYMEDPIGIDTKQPRFTWRLEDSRKGAAQKSYQVFVSTDPSGNGNVWTSAKVNSSANLAVYAGKALQPFTKYYWKVQVYDQLGNKATVSATATFETGMMNMQNWQGAWISDGTDVKVKPAAQFRKEFEAKKKIRSARAYIAVAGLYELYINGERIGKQRLDPMYTRFDRRTLYVTHDVTAQLQAGENAIGVMLGNGWYNHQSTAVWFFDKAPWRGRPAFCLDLRITYEDGSIETISSKKDWKTALGPVIFNSIYTAEHYDARLELEGWNKTGFDDKKWKDVTLRSAPSKNIVAQVMRPIEQVEEIPAAKLNKINDTTYVFDLGRNIAGVSKIKVRGEAGTVLRLKHTELLKPDGTGDMSNIDMHYRPTDDKDPFQTDIYILSGKGEESFSARFNYKGFQYVEVTSSKPVSLTKESLVGYFMHSHVPVVGSIASSNPMINKLWTATNNAYLSNLFGYPTDCPQREKNGWTGDAHIASETGLYSFDGITVYEKWLADHRDEQQPNGVLPSIIPTGGWGYEWGNGPDWTSTIAIIPWNIYLFYGDTTLLGACYDNIKRYVDRIDTDYPSGLTTWGLGDWVPVKSKTPVELTSTAYYFADVTILYKAAKLLNKTADHQHYKALAEKIKTAFNAKYLNKQTAIYGEGVQTAMSVPLYWGLVPEELKARVAANLAKRVEADNFHLDVGLLGTKAILSALSDNGYANAAYKIASQETFPSWGWWIVNGATTLPENWRIESKNDNSRNHIMFGEIGAWLYKGLAGIKPDEQAPGFRNAILEPHFVEGLAQFEARHHQLVSSWKRDGNSIVYNVTVPANTTATVRFDKGKSITLNGAPVKDIVALAAGQHQFILK, encoded by the coding sequence ATGAAATTGATCAGTATCCTTTTAGCTTTTTTCCTGCTTTCATCTGCGCAGGCCAATGAACCGTTTACAGCGAAGTATCTGCAATGTGAATACATGGAAGATCCTATAGGTATTGATACAAAACAACCCCGTTTCACCTGGCGGCTGGAAGACAGCCGGAAAGGTGCTGCCCAGAAAAGCTACCAGGTATTTGTATCTACAGACCCATCAGGTAACGGAAATGTATGGACCTCTGCCAAAGTGAATTCATCTGCTAACCTTGCCGTATATGCAGGAAAAGCCTTGCAGCCTTTTACAAAGTATTACTGGAAAGTGCAGGTATATGACCAGCTGGGCAATAAAGCTACTGTTTCTGCTACCGCCACATTTGAAACCGGTATGATGAATATGCAGAACTGGCAGGGCGCCTGGATCAGCGATGGTACAGACGTAAAGGTGAAGCCTGCTGCACAGTTCCGCAAAGAGTTTGAAGCAAAGAAGAAGATAAGGTCCGCCAGGGCCTATATTGCCGTGGCCGGATTATATGAACTCTACATCAATGGGGAACGGATCGGCAAACAAAGGCTGGATCCCATGTATACCCGCTTTGACCGCAGAACATTGTATGTGACGCATGATGTAACAGCTCAGTTGCAGGCAGGTGAGAACGCCATCGGTGTGATGCTGGGTAATGGATGGTATAATCACCAATCCACCGCCGTATGGTTTTTTGATAAAGCACCCTGGAGGGGAAGACCGGCTTTTTGCCTGGACCTCCGCATTACCTATGAAGATGGTTCCATAGAAACCATCAGCTCTAAAAAAGACTGGAAAACGGCGCTGGGACCGGTTATTTTCAATAGTATTTATACCGCGGAGCATTATGATGCAAGGCTGGAACTGGAGGGCTGGAATAAGACAGGATTTGATGATAAGAAATGGAAGGATGTAACGCTCCGTTCTGCACCTTCTAAGAACATCGTAGCACAGGTAATGCGTCCCATTGAACAGGTAGAAGAGATCCCCGCTGCTAAACTGAATAAGATCAACGATACTACTTATGTATTTGACTTGGGCAGGAACATTGCCGGCGTAAGTAAAATAAAAGTACGGGGAGAAGCTGGTACCGTACTCCGGCTGAAACATACAGAACTATTGAAACCGGATGGCACGGGTGATATGTCCAACATCGACATGCACTATCGTCCTACGGATGACAAGGATCCTTTTCAAACGGATATCTATATCCTCAGTGGAAAAGGAGAAGAAAGTTTCTCTGCGCGTTTTAACTATAAAGGTTTTCAGTATGTAGAAGTAACCAGCAGTAAACCTGTTTCGCTTACTAAGGAAAGCCTGGTGGGTTATTTCATGCACAGCCATGTGCCTGTTGTGGGAAGCATAGCTTCTTCCAATCCCATGATCAATAAATTGTGGACTGCTACCAACAACGCGTATCTCTCCAACCTCTTCGGCTATCCTACAGATTGCCCGCAGCGGGAAAAGAATGGCTGGACGGGTGATGCACACATTGCCAGCGAAACAGGCCTCTATAGTTTTGATGGTATTACGGTGTACGAAAAATGGCTTGCAGATCACCGGGATGAACAACAGCCCAATGGTGTACTGCCTTCCATCATTCCCACCGGCGGATGGGGCTACGAATGGGGTAACGGACCAGATTGGACGAGCACTATCGCCATCATTCCCTGGAACATCTATCTCTTCTATGGCGATACCACTTTGCTTGGCGCCTGTTATGATAACATCAAACGTTATGTAGACCGTATTGATACAGATTACCCATCCGGCCTTACCACCTGGGGGCTGGGAGACTGGGTGCCGGTTAAATCCAAAACACCTGTAGAGCTTACTTCTACGGCGTATTATTTCGCGGATGTAACCATTCTCTATAAAGCAGCAAAACTGCTGAATAAAACGGCTGATCATCAGCATTACAAGGCGCTGGCAGAGAAGATCAAAACTGCTTTTAATGCAAAGTACCTGAATAAACAAACCGCTATTTATGGAGAAGGCGTGCAAACAGCCATGAGTGTTCCTTTATATTGGGGATTGGTACCCGAAGAGCTGAAAGCCAGGGTAGCGGCGAATCTCGCCAAAAGGGTAGAAGCAGATAATTTCCACCTGGACGTTGGTTTGCTGGGCACAAAAGCGATCCTGAGTGCATTAAGCGATAATGGGTATGCAAACGCAGCGTACAAAATAGCCAGCCAGGAAACCTTCCCTTCCTGGGGATGGTGGATTGTGAACGGCGCTACCACTTTACCCGAGAACTGGCGCATAGAAAGCAAGAACGATAATTCACGGAATCATATCATGTTCGGGGAGATCGGGGCATGGCTGTACAAAGGCCTTGCAGGTATCAAACCGGATGAGCAGGCACCGGGTTTCAGGAATGCTATTTTAGAACCGCATTTTGTGGAAGGCTTAGCGCAGTTTGAAGCAAGGCATCATCAATTGGTTTCCTCCTGGAAACGGGATGGCAATAGTATTGTTTACAATGTAACTGTTCCTGCCAATACCACTGCTACCGTTCGTTTCGATAAAGGTAAAAGTATTACCCTCAATGGTGCGCCTGTGAAGGATATAGTGGCATTGGCCGCGGGGCAGCACCAGTTTATATTAAAGTGA
- the dusB gene encoding tRNA dihydrouridine synthase DusB has protein sequence MVKIDHITLPDFPLLLAPMEDVSDPPFRVVCKHNGADLMFTEFISSEGLIRDAIKCRRKLEIFDEERPVGIQLFGGDEERLAMAAKIVDVTNPELLDINFGCPVKGIVAQGAGSGVLKDIGLMVRLTERCVRSTTLPVTVKTRLGWDDNTKNIEEVAERLQDAGIKALTIHGRTRCQMYKGEADWSLIAKVKNNPRIHIPIFGNGDIDSPQKALEYKNRYGVDGIMIGRAAIGYPWIFREIRHYLNTGEEMAPPTVAERVEVCKQHLRKSLQWKGDGAGVYAMRRHYLNYLKGLPNIKEFRTRLVTLNTVPEIEAVLDEVLRTYDGFEMERTPIQLVNYHENCPV, from the coding sequence ATGGTAAAGATCGATCATATCACCCTTCCGGATTTCCCCTTATTGCTGGCGCCTATGGAGGATGTCAGCGATCCTCCATTCCGTGTGGTCTGCAAGCATAACGGGGCAGATCTCATGTTCACGGAATTCATTTCCAGTGAAGGGCTGATACGCGATGCCATCAAATGCCGCCGCAAACTGGAGATCTTTGACGAAGAAAGGCCGGTAGGCATACAGCTGTTTGGCGGGGATGAAGAAAGGCTGGCCATGGCGGCGAAGATTGTGGATGTAACCAATCCTGAACTGCTGGACATCAATTTTGGCTGCCCGGTGAAAGGTATCGTGGCCCAGGGCGCAGGTTCCGGGGTATTAAAGGATATCGGTCTGATGGTACGGCTTACGGAAAGATGCGTGCGCTCCACTACCCTGCCGGTAACGGTTAAAACAAGGCTGGGATGGGACGATAACACCAAAAACATTGAAGAAGTAGCGGAAAGGCTGCAGGATGCCGGGATCAAAGCCCTTACCATCCATGGCCGCACCCGCTGCCAGATGTATAAAGGCGAGGCTGACTGGAGCCTGATTGCCAAAGTGAAGAATAACCCCCGCATTCACATCCCCATTTTCGGGAACGGGGATATAGACAGCCCGCAGAAAGCGCTGGAATATAAGAACCGTTACGGTGTGGATGGTATTATGATAGGGCGTGCCGCCATCGGTTACCCCTGGATCTTCCGCGAGATCAGGCATTACCTGAACACCGGGGAAGAAATGGCGCCGCCTACCGTGGCAGAACGCGTGGAGGTCTGCAAACAGCATTTACGCAAATCCCTGCAGTGGAAAGGTGATGGAGCCGGCGTATATGCCATGCGCCGTCATTACCTCAACTATCTGAAAGGTTTACCCAATATCAAAGAATTCCGTACCCGCCTGGTAACGCTGAACACCGTGCCGGAGATAGAAGCAGTGCTGGATGAAGTGCTCCGCACCTACGATGGTTTTGAGATGGAGAGAACACCCATCCAGCTGGTGAATTACCATGAGAACTGCCCGGTTTAA
- a CDS encoding DHCW motif cupin fold protein — translation MNIDFHTTDWDAITPTIHQGETGEAYWRTIQLGDLRIRVVEYSKGYKADHWCKKGHIIYCLEGEMTTELADGSLHSMKKGMSYQVTDDLSSHRSFTDTGAKLFIIDGSFLQKSL, via the coding sequence ATGAACATCGACTTTCACACAACAGACTGGGATGCAATAACGCCCACCATACATCAAGGAGAAACCGGAGAAGCTTACTGGCGCACCATACAACTTGGCGATCTGCGCATTCGTGTAGTGGAATATTCCAAAGGATATAAAGCAGATCATTGGTGCAAAAAAGGGCATATCATTTATTGCCTGGAAGGAGAAATGACCACAGAACTGGCCGATGGCAGTTTGCATTCCATGAAAAAAGGAATGAGCTACCAGGTAACGGATGATCTTAGCTCCCACCGTTCTTTCACGGATACGGGCGCAAAATTATTCATTATTGATGGCTCATTCCTCCAAAAGTCACTTTAA
- a CDS encoding DinB family protein yields the protein MKAQLLKHLESSRAYTLGVAELMPEEAYDLKPVAGIWSFGEQLNHIAYGIHWWSEMFIRGVETEWAPPKPVTGKKKIITALEKAYETLKKTYEESNGKEGGFNATLDHITHHRGQLIVYLRTKGIQPPEYVY from the coding sequence ATGAAAGCACAACTATTAAAACACCTGGAAAGCTCCCGGGCCTACACTTTAGGCGTAGCGGAGCTAATGCCTGAAGAGGCCTATGATCTGAAACCGGTAGCGGGCATATGGAGCTTTGGCGAGCAACTGAACCATATTGCTTATGGTATTCACTGGTGGTCTGAAATGTTCATCCGTGGCGTGGAAACAGAATGGGCACCTCCGAAACCTGTAACCGGAAAGAAAAAGATCATAACTGCGCTGGAAAAGGCGTATGAAACGTTAAAGAAAACGTATGAGGAAAGCAATGGCAAAGAAGGCGGCTTTAATGCTACGCTGGACCATATTACGCATCATCGCGGGCAATTGATCGTGTACCTGCGTACAAAGGGGATCCAGCCACCGGAATATGTTTATTAA
- a CDS encoding FAD-dependent oxidoreductase codes for MRISLLILLFSGRLMAQEKLQADVIVYGGTAAAVTAAVQVQQMGRSVIIVSPDIHLGGLSAGGLGFTDTGNKSVIGGLAREFYHRVYMHYQQPGAWIWQTKEAYGNKGQGTPAMDGAERTMWIFEPHVAEQIMEDFIKEHRIKVYRDEWLDRNKGVVKKGGRIVSITTLQKKTFTGKMFIDATYEGDLMAAAGVKYHVGREANSVYGEEWNGAQTGILHHRHHFLTNISPYKIEGDKSSGLLPRVSDKDPGKRGEGDNKIQAYCFRMCLTNLPENRIPFPKPEGYDPMQYELLLRVFKSGWRETFSKYDPIPNRKTDTNNHGPFSTDNIGMNYDYPDASYERRKEIIKEHEQYQKGLMYFMANDPRMPEDVRTAVSKWGLAKDEFKDNGGWPHQLYIREARRMIGVEVMTEHETLSKKNVPNSIGMGSYTLDAHNAQRYVKPDGFVQNEGDIGVEAPKPYRIGYGSIVPKKKECENLLVPVCMSSSHIAYGSIRMEPVFMILGQSAATAAVLAINGKIAVQDVKYETLKSQLLKDKQRLELP; via the coding sequence ATGAGGATATCCTTACTTATTTTACTTTTTTCAGGCCGGTTAATGGCACAGGAAAAACTGCAGGCAGATGTGATCGTGTATGGCGGAACCGCAGCAGCAGTTACAGCGGCAGTACAGGTACAACAAATGGGCAGATCCGTGATCATCGTTTCACCGGACATACACCTCGGCGGATTGTCCGCCGGTGGACTGGGCTTCACTGATACAGGTAACAAATCCGTGATCGGCGGCCTGGCCCGTGAATTCTATCATCGTGTATACATGCACTACCAGCAACCCGGTGCATGGATATGGCAGACTAAAGAAGCCTACGGCAACAAAGGGCAGGGCACACCTGCCATGGACGGAGCGGAACGTACCATGTGGATCTTTGAACCACATGTGGCAGAACAGATCATGGAGGACTTCATCAAAGAACACCGGATTAAGGTGTACCGGGATGAGTGGCTGGACAGGAATAAAGGCGTGGTGAAGAAAGGCGGCCGCATTGTGTCCATCACCACCCTGCAAAAGAAAACCTTCACTGGTAAAATGTTCATAGACGCTACTTACGAAGGTGACCTGATGGCTGCTGCCGGTGTAAAATATCATGTAGGCAGGGAAGCTAACAGTGTATACGGAGAAGAGTGGAATGGCGCGCAAACAGGCATCCTGCATCACCGGCATCATTTTCTGACGAATATCAGTCCGTATAAGATAGAAGGAGATAAGAGCAGCGGTTTGCTTCCCCGCGTTTCCGATAAAGATCCCGGCAAAAGGGGAGAAGGCGATAATAAGATCCAGGCATATTGTTTCCGGATGTGCCTGACCAATCTGCCGGAAAACCGAATCCCTTTCCCTAAACCGGAAGGGTATGATCCCATGCAGTATGAACTGTTGCTGCGGGTGTTCAAATCAGGCTGGAGAGAAACTTTTTCTAAGTATGATCCAATTCCCAACCGTAAAACGGATACCAATAATCATGGGCCTTTCAGCACAGATAACATTGGCATGAACTACGATTATCCGGATGCCAGCTACGAGCGCCGGAAGGAGATCATCAAAGAACATGAACAATACCAGAAAGGGCTCATGTATTTTATGGCCAATGACCCGCGCATGCCGGAAGATGTGCGCACGGCAGTGAGCAAATGGGGACTGGCAAAAGACGAATTTAAAGACAATGGCGGCTGGCCGCACCAGCTCTATATCCGTGAAGCCCGCCGCATGATAGGGGTGGAAGTGATGACGGAACATGAAACCCTGAGTAAAAAGAACGTGCCTAACTCTATTGGCATGGGTTCTTACACACTGGATGCACATAATGCGCAGCGGTACGTGAAGCCGGATGGTTTTGTACAGAATGAAGGAGATATTGGTGTGGAAGCCCCCAAACCTTACCGCATTGGTTATGGTTCCATCGTTCCAAAGAAGAAAGAATGTGAAAACCTGCTGGTACCTGTTTGCATGTCCAGCTCACACATCGCTTATGGTTCTATCCGCATGGAACCTGTATTTATGATCCTGGGGCAAAGTGCTGCCACTGCTGCCGTACTGGCGATTAATGGTAAAATAGCGGTGCAGGATGTGAAATATGAAACACTTAAATCACAATTATTAAAAGATAAACAAAGACTGGAGTTACCATGA
- a CDS encoding AraC family transcriptional regulator, which yields MSKIQLEEIKPDSGKSFKLNTSCFKKSFFWHFHPEYEIVYVEGGSGTRHVGQHLSGYVDNDLIFIGPDVPHLNFDYGLGYEINQIVVQLKEDFLGHAFLNAPELSAIKALFQKAKYGLSFTGQTKATVAEKLKAMQTKDHFGQLMALLEIFQIMATSKEVVQLNEEVNQQHKEKERMSAIYDYVDTNYHLKPDVNFIAKEVHMTTAAFCRYFKKQTGLTFTDFVNRCRINQAKNLLLQDRSVGEACFSTGFEQLSYFNKVFKKLEGENPSEFKKHYIK from the coding sequence ATGAGCAAAATTCAACTGGAAGAGATAAAGCCGGATTCCGGTAAGTCCTTCAAACTGAATACTTCCTGCTTCAAAAAGAGCTTTTTCTGGCATTTTCACCCGGAGTATGAAATTGTGTACGTGGAAGGTGGTTCCGGCACGCGCCACGTAGGGCAGCATTTATCCGGCTACGTGGATAACGACCTGATTTTCATAGGGCCTGATGTGCCTCATTTAAATTTTGATTACGGGCTGGGTTATGAGATCAACCAGATAGTGGTACAGCTGAAAGAGGACTTCCTGGGCCATGCTTTCCTGAATGCCCCGGAATTATCGGCTATTAAAGCCCTTTTTCAGAAAGCAAAATATGGCCTGTCGTTCACCGGGCAAACAAAAGCAACTGTTGCGGAGAAACTGAAGGCCATGCAAACGAAAGATCATTTCGGGCAGTTAATGGCCTTACTGGAGATCTTCCAGATCATGGCTACCAGTAAGGAAGTGGTGCAGCTGAATGAGGAAGTGAACCAGCAGCATAAAGAGAAAGAGCGCATGTCTGCCATTTACGATTATGTGGACACGAATTATCACCTGAAACCGGATGTGAATTTCATTGCGAAAGAAGTACACATGACAACAGCTGCCTTCTGCCGCTATTTCAAAAAACAAACAGGCTTAACCTTTACAGATTTTGTGAACCGCTGCAGGATCAACCAGGCGAAGAACTTGTTACTGCAGGACAGGTCAGTTGGCGAAGCCTGCTTCAGTACAGGGTTTGAGCAGCTTTCTTATTTCAATAAAGTATTTAAGAAACTGGAAGGAGAAAATCCGAGTGAGTTTAAAAAACATTACATCAAATGA
- a CDS encoding MFS transporter — protein MQISNTLPLSLPVPRIYRIALSIFFFIQGLVFASWASRIPDIKLKFGLNDAELGSLLFALPAGQMLGMVLSGYLVSRFGSRLMLLIGVVIYPGTLVLLGVAPTIVLLVAALVFFGLCANLINIAANTQAISVEALYRKSIMASFHGLWSLAGLTGGLIGGFMAAHRHVPFVHYCIIFGLTMVLALIAGPYLLPRDASRKNKQASIFVKPNRNIVVLGLITFACMICEGTMFEWSGVYFQQVVHAPAQLIGLGFPAFMSTMAGGRFAADYFITKFGVKRLLRISGVTIFIGLLTAAIFPAIVPTTIGFLLVGLGVASVVPMTYSIAGRSRTIQPGVALAMVSTIGFLGFLLGPPLIGFVAEAFGLRWSLTMIAVLGLGTTLLAGSIKNEE, from the coding sequence ATGCAAATCTCGAACACCTTACCGTTATCATTACCTGTTCCGAGGATCTACCGGATAGCCTTAAGTATCTTCTTTTTCATACAGGGGCTGGTTTTTGCCAGTTGGGCCAGCCGCATCCCGGATATAAAACTAAAATTCGGCCTGAACGATGCAGAGCTGGGCAGCCTGCTGTTTGCATTGCCTGCAGGGCAAATGTTGGGCATGGTACTTTCAGGTTATCTCGTTTCCAGGTTCGGGAGCCGTTTGATGTTATTGATCGGCGTAGTGATCTATCCCGGCACATTGGTGCTGTTAGGGGTAGCGCCTACAATAGTTTTACTGGTAGCAGCATTAGTCTTTTTCGGCCTTTGTGCCAATCTCATCAATATCGCAGCTAACACCCAGGCCATTAGTGTGGAAGCGTTGTACCGTAAAAGTATCATGGCCAGTTTTCATGGCCTGTGGAGCCTTGCGGGGCTTACAGGGGGATTGATCGGTGGTTTTATGGCCGCGCACAGGCATGTGCCTTTTGTGCATTACTGTATCATTTTCGGGCTTACCATGGTGCTGGCGCTCATAGCAGGGCCTTACCTGCTGCCGAGGGACGCTTCCCGTAAGAATAAGCAGGCATCCATTTTTGTAAAGCCTAACAGGAATATTGTTGTATTGGGTTTGATCACCTTTGCCTGTATGATCTGCGAGGGTACTATGTTTGAATGGAGCGGTGTGTATTTTCAGCAGGTGGTGCATGCGCCGGCTCAGTTGATCGGCCTTGGGTTTCCCGCCTTCATGAGCACCATGGCAGGAGGGCGTTTTGCTGCAGATTATTTCATTACAAAATTTGGGGTAAAACGGTTACTGCGCATCAGCGGCGTCACTATCTTCATTGGTTTACTCACCGCTGCTATATTCCCTGCCATTGTACCTACTACCATCGGATTTTTACTGGTGGGATTGGGAGTGGCTTCCGTTGTACCCATGACGTATAGTATTGCAGGCCGTTCCCGTACTATTCAACCGGGTGTGGCATTGGCCATGGTATCAACCATCGGGTTCCTGGGTTTCCTGCTGGGTCCGCCGCTGATAGGTTTTGTGGCAGAAGCGTTTGGACTCAGGTGGTCACTGACCATGATCGCTGTATTAGGATTAGGCACTACCTTACTGGCAGGCAGTATTAAAAACGAGGAGTAA
- a CDS encoding metallophosphoesterase family protein translates to MARTFVIGDIHGALKALDQLIQKIKPKAEDKLIFLGDYVDGWSQSAQVISRLMELDAQYSCIFMKGNHDEWCESWLMGNPADPVWLFHGGRSTVASYEGISAEEKNAHIRFYNRLRPFYIDEKNRLFIHAGFASMHGPEHERYETSFLWDRTLWETARSMNKRLSRNSLLYPRRLQLFHEIYIGHTPTINYNKFTPMKAANLWNVDTGAAFYGKLSALDIDSKKVIQSDPPQELYPGEKGRNP, encoded by the coding sequence ATGGCAAGAACGTTTGTGATCGGTGATATTCATGGCGCGTTAAAAGCGCTGGACCAACTCATACAAAAGATCAAACCAAAGGCAGAGGACAAACTGATCTTTCTCGGAGATTACGTAGATGGCTGGTCTCAATCCGCCCAGGTGATCTCCCGCCTCATGGAACTGGATGCACAGTACAGCTGCATCTTTATGAAAGGCAATCATGATGAATGGTGTGAATCCTGGCTCATGGGCAACCCGGCAGACCCGGTGTGGTTATTCCATGGCGGAAGGTCTACCGTGGCAAGTTATGAAGGTATCAGCGCTGAAGAGAAAAATGCGCATATCAGATTCTACAATCGGTTGCGGCCTTTCTATATTGATGAAAAGAACCGTTTGTTCATTCATGCAGGATTTGCTTCCATGCATGGGCCCGAGCATGAACGTTATGAAACCAGCTTCCTTTGGGACAGAACTTTATGGGAAACAGCCCGCAGTATGAATAAACGTTTATCCAGGAACTCATTGCTCTATCCCCGGCGCCTACAGCTGTTCCACGAGATCTACATTGGTCATACGCCTACCATCAATTATAATAAGTTCACGCCCATGAAAGCAGCTAACCTCTGGAATGTAGATACCGGCGCTGCTTTTTACGGAAAGTTATCTGCCCTGGATATTGATTCCAAAAAAGTGATACAAAGTGATCCGCCGCAAGAACTTTATCCAGGCGAGAAAGGCAGGAATCCTTAA
- a CDS encoding GNAT family N-acetyltransferase has product MLTLNFDPYPVLTTERLVLRKLRESDADEVLYLRSNRELMQYIPRPLQKNREDAQTLIQSNLELIQRNEAINWAITIKGEDKLIGMIGLFNVEKENFRCEVGYLLHHNWHGKGIMAEALAAVLDYGFRVLKFHSVSALVDPANIASAKLLEKNNFTKDAYFKENLFYEGRFLDTIIYSLLTPFR; this is encoded by the coding sequence ATGTTAACGCTAAACTTTGATCCTTACCCCGTTCTGACCACAGAACGCCTTGTGCTCCGAAAGCTAAGGGAAAGCGATGCAGATGAAGTACTTTACCTCCGCTCCAACAGGGAACTGATGCAATACATCCCACGCCCCTTGCAAAAAAACAGGGAAGATGCCCAAACATTGATACAAAGCAACCTGGAACTCATCCAGCGGAACGAAGCTATTAACTGGGCCATTACCATTAAGGGAGAAGACAAACTGATAGGGATGATAGGGCTTTTTAATGTTGAAAAAGAAAATTTCCGTTGTGAAGTAGGTTATCTGCTGCACCACAACTGGCATGGAAAAGGTATTATGGCAGAGGCTTTGGCTGCCGTACTGGACTATGGCTTCCGTGTACTGAAGTTTCACTCCGTTTCCGCATTGGTCGATCCGGCCAATATTGCTTCAGCCAAACTGCTGGAAAAGAATAATTTTACAAAAGACGCTTATTTTAAAGAGAATTTGTTTTATGAAGGCAGGTTTCTGGATACCATTATCTATTCCCTGCTCACACCATTCCGGTAA